Proteins from one Mycobacterium sp. SMC-2 genomic window:
- a CDS encoding Rv0518 family GDSL lipase yields the protein MSRLATFLIGLTLLAGIGIAYPARVRTYDTLTLDFRLNHLAVIGDSYTTGTGEGGLGPRSWPARAWDGLAARGERISADVAAEGRAGYGMPGDHGSVFEDLTARAVQPDDVLAVFFGSRNDETIDPAVVAEKARSAFDLARHLAPSARLLVIGPPWPTVDVPLPMLQVRDALGAAAAAAGATWVDPIAEHWFVGRPDLIGADGVHPNDAGHQYMADKIAPLIRTQLST from the coding sequence GTGAGTCGTCTGGCCACTTTTCTCATCGGCCTGACGCTGCTCGCGGGCATTGGCATCGCATACCCGGCTCGGGTGCGCACGTATGACACGTTGACCCTGGACTTCCGGCTGAACCACCTCGCCGTCATCGGGGACTCCTACACCACCGGCACCGGCGAGGGTGGGCTGGGCCCGAGGTCATGGCCCGCCCGCGCCTGGGACGGGCTCGCCGCACGGGGAGAACGGATTTCGGCCGACGTCGCGGCCGAAGGCCGGGCCGGCTATGGCATGCCGGGCGACCACGGCAGCGTCTTCGAGGACCTGACCGCCAGGGCCGTGCAGCCCGACGATGTGCTGGCGGTGTTCTTCGGCTCCCGCAACGACGAGACCATCGATCCGGCTGTGGTCGCCGAAAAGGCCCGCAGCGCATTCGATTTGGCGCGCCACCTGGCGCCGTCCGCGCGGTTGCTGGTGATCGGACCGCCGTGGCCGACCGTTGACGTGCCCCTGCCCATGCTGCAGGTTCGCGACGCGCTCGGCGCGGCGGCCGCGGCCGCGGGGGCAACGTGGGTCGACCCCATCGCCGAACACTGGTTCGTCGGCAGGCCCGACCTGATCGGCGCGGACGGCGTGCACCCCAACGACGCGGGGCACCAATACATGGCGGACAAGATCGCGCCGCTGATCCGCACGCAGCTGTCGACCTGA
- a CDS encoding alpha/beta hydrolase family protein — translation MAIMPDLTRRAVLRMGSSAGLGAAGVFALSALLDPVRPLAATLPRAPAPFEPSAASSNLPTRLTGSFVSAARGGVKTNYVIALPPGQTGTLRPVIALHGKDGDANMMLDCGVERGLAQLVKEGKPPFAVVGVDGGSDSYWHKRADGTDSGAMVLDELLPMLSSMGFDTSRVGFMGWSMGGYGALHLGAKLGPARTAGICAISPALYTSFADSAPKAFDSNDDWAQNSVMGVPALSEIPLRVDCGTFDRFYSATRQFVNQLKTPPAGSFSLGGHDIVYWRAQLPGELAWMAS, via the coding sequence ATTGCGATCATGCCTGACCTGACACGCCGGGCGGTGCTGCGGATGGGGAGCAGCGCCGGCCTGGGAGCCGCTGGCGTGTTCGCCCTGAGTGCCCTGCTCGATCCGGTCAGGCCGCTGGCCGCGACGTTGCCGCGAGCTCCGGCCCCGTTCGAGCCGTCGGCCGCGAGCAGCAACCTGCCGACCAGGCTCACCGGTTCGTTCGTCTCCGCCGCCCGCGGGGGCGTGAAGACCAACTACGTGATCGCCCTGCCGCCGGGCCAAACCGGGACGCTGCGCCCGGTGATCGCGCTGCACGGCAAGGACGGCGACGCGAACATGATGCTGGACTGCGGTGTCGAGAGGGGCCTGGCCCAACTGGTCAAGGAGGGCAAGCCGCCGTTTGCGGTGGTGGGCGTCGACGGCGGCAGCGACTCCTACTGGCACAAACGGGCCGACGGCACCGACTCCGGGGCGATGGTGCTCGACGAGCTGCTCCCGATGCTGTCCTCGATGGGTTTCGACACCTCCCGGGTGGGCTTCATGGGGTGGTCGATGGGGGGATACGGGGCGCTGCACCTGGGCGCCAAGCTCGGGCCGGCGCGGACCGCGGGGATCTGCGCGATCAGTCCGGCGTTGTACACGTCGTTCGCCGATAGCGCCCCCAAGGCGTTCGACAGCAATGACGACTGGGCGCAGAACAGTGTGATGGGCGTGCCGGCTTTGTCGGAGATTCCGCTGCGCGTGGATTGTGGCACCTTCGACCGGTTCTATTCGGCCACTCGGCAATTCGTGAACCAACTGAAGACGCCGCCGGCGGGCAGCTTCTCGCTGGGCGGCCACGACATCGTCTACTGGCGGGCACAATTGCCCGGCGAACTTGCCTGGATGGCGTCCTAG
- a CDS encoding class I SAM-dependent methyltransferase, producing the protein MTDANVAGFEPLYDEAEHAGGRIPWDIGGPQPAVQQLVAYGGIRGEVLDPGTGPGHHAIHFAAHGYSATGIDDSPSAIEQAKRNAERAGVEVDFQVADATKLDGFEGRFDTVVDSAFYHVFLNDGVIQTRYAQALHRATRPGARLYMFEFSPHNVNGLQWTAIPADNFERVFGANGWRIDYLGGTTYQARFLKETFDTMKEFASEQQGEILQRMRPLVHRLGVIDPLLEDHRVHLPVWSVVATRLD; encoded by the coding sequence ATGACTGACGCGAACGTCGCCGGTTTCGAACCGCTGTACGACGAGGCGGAACACGCCGGCGGCCGGATCCCGTGGGACATCGGTGGCCCGCAGCCGGCGGTGCAGCAATTGGTGGCCTACGGCGGGATCCGCGGCGAGGTGCTCGATCCCGGTACCGGGCCCGGCCATCACGCCATTCACTTTGCCGCGCACGGGTATTCGGCAACCGGAATCGACGACTCCCCATCGGCCATCGAGCAAGCCAAACGCAACGCGGAGCGGGCGGGGGTCGAGGTCGACTTCCAGGTGGCCGACGCGACCAAGCTGGACGGGTTCGAGGGCCGCTTCGACACGGTGGTGGACAGCGCCTTCTACCACGTGTTCCTGAACGACGGTGTCATCCAGACGCGGTACGCGCAGGCGCTGCACCGGGCCACCAGGCCCGGGGCGCGGCTGTACATGTTCGAGTTCAGCCCGCACAACGTCAACGGCCTGCAATGGACCGCCATCCCCGCCGACAACTTCGAGCGGGTGTTCGGCGCCAACGGGTGGCGCATCGACTACCTGGGCGGCACGACCTACCAGGCCCGCTTCCTCAAGGAGACGTTCGACACCATGAAGGAGTTCGCGTCCGAGCAGCAGGGCGAGATCCTGCAGCGGATGCGGCCGTTGGTGCACCGGCTCGGCGTCATCGACCCGCTTCTGGAGGACCACCGGGTGCACCTTCCGGTGTGGTCCGTGGTCGCCACCCGCCTGGACTGA